One Thalassotalea atypica DNA window includes the following coding sequences:
- a CDS encoding GMC family oxidoreductase, producing MFDYIIVGAGSAGGVLANRLSEDPNNQVCLIEAGSADKSFAVDVPGAFGVHMFWKKFNWSFTSQPDENANQRGSFCPRGKGLGGSSMINGMVYTRGHSSDYDAWEALGNKGWGFNDVLPYFKKSEDNSRGRSEYHGKGGLLTVSDVPKNYYRIEKLFIDAAHQSGLPLNNDFNNNQLDGVGNYQFTIRNGKRSGVGKCFIRPAMQRRNLTVISEARASKILLDGKKATGVTYEQHGETKEVYACKEVILSGGAFNSPQLLMLSGIGDANHLSQVGIEPLHHLAGVGQNLQEHPEVPVVYKSTRKDGYSLSALVPRIKEGVQYLFGRNGPIQNSVTAVGAYYKSSDDVEVADVQVHFLPLMFDDVGRNIEYLIEHGFSAHVNVARPKSRGSVQLLNKDPNSDPLIQLNLLSHPDDMNVLLKAVKKMRTIISMPALDSHRGEEVFPGKHRQSDEEIIAGIKEKVAHVFHPVGTCKMGQDAMSVVDSELKVHGIASLRVVDASIMPTLISANTNAPTIMIAEKAADMILSADKCA from the coding sequence ATGTTTGACTATATTATTGTTGGGGCTGGCAGTGCCGGTGGTGTACTCGCTAACCGTTTAAGTGAAGACCCAAATAATCAGGTCTGCCTTATTGAAGCAGGCAGTGCGGACAAATCATTTGCAGTCGATGTTCCTGGTGCATTTGGTGTTCACATGTTTTGGAAGAAGTTTAACTGGTCTTTTACCAGTCAGCCAGACGAAAACGCTAATCAGCGGGGTAGTTTTTGCCCACGAGGCAAAGGACTGGGTGGGAGCAGTATGATCAATGGCATGGTATATACCCGAGGCCACAGCAGTGATTACGATGCTTGGGAAGCGCTGGGCAATAAAGGTTGGGGCTTTAACGATGTTCTACCTTATTTTAAGAAATCTGAGGATAATTCCCGAGGTAGGAGTGAGTATCACGGAAAAGGTGGCTTGCTAACGGTTTCTGATGTGCCTAAAAATTACTATCGAATTGAAAAATTGTTTATCGATGCTGCTCATCAATCGGGGCTACCGTTAAATAATGATTTTAATAATAATCAGCTCGATGGTGTTGGGAATTATCAATTTACTATCCGTAACGGTAAGCGTTCTGGTGTAGGGAAATGTTTCATAAGGCCAGCTATGCAACGTCGTAATTTAACCGTTATCAGCGAGGCCCGTGCAAGTAAGATATTGTTAGACGGAAAAAAAGCAACAGGTGTTACTTATGAGCAGCATGGTGAAACAAAAGAAGTTTATGCTTGTAAGGAAGTTATTCTCAGCGGCGGGGCATTTAACTCTCCTCAATTACTGATGTTATCAGGTATTGGAGATGCCAATCATTTATCACAAGTCGGCATTGAACCTCTTCATCACTTAGCAGGTGTAGGGCAAAATTTACAAGAACACCCAGAAGTTCCAGTTGTTTATAAAAGCACACGTAAAGATGGTTATTCATTGTCAGCGTTAGTGCCCAGAATAAAAGAAGGGGTACAGTACCTCTTTGGAAGAAATGGGCCTATACAAAATTCTGTCACTGCCGTTGGTGCATATTATAAATCAAGCGATGATGTTGAGGTTGCAGACGTTCAGGTACATTTTTTACCGCTGATGTTCGATGATGTGGGTCGAAATATCGAATACCTTATCGAGCATGGCTTTTCAGCTCATGTCAATGTAGCGCGCCCTAAAAGTCGCGGTAGTGTTCAATTGCTAAATAAGGATCCTAATTCAGATCCCCTAATTCAATTAAATTTACTATCTCACCCTGATGATATGAATGTATTGCTTAAAGCCGTAAAGAAAATGCGGACTATCATCAGTATGCCTGCGCTAGACAGTCATCGCGGCGAAGAAGTTTTTCCAGGCAAACATCGCCAAAGTGACGAAGAAATTATCGCAGGGATCAAAGAAAAAGTGGCTCATGTTTTCCACCCTGTTGGAACTTGTAAAATGGGGCAAGACGCTATGTCGGTGGTTGATAGTGAGTTGAAGGTACATGGCATAGCGTCTTTACGTGTTGTTGATGCCTCAATCATGCCAACCCTGATATCTGCCAACACAAATGCACCGACGATAATGATTGCAGAAAAAGCAGCAGACATGATTTTATCAGCAGATAAGTGTGCGTAA
- a CDS encoding aldehyde dehydrogenase, producing the protein MEAIKMTNIDNIRAENSPNNQVTNHSLEQVVEIQREYFKTGKTKSYEFRLAQLKKLKQAIVDRTEEFVQALHKDLGRPEFEAYFELTVLYDDVKDAIANLKKWMKPTKVTTGLLAQPGRSRIEHTPLGNVLILVPYNYPVALAFQPLIGAIAAGNTIIIKPSSLTPACSTITSELIKSIFDEHYVNSVEGSTEVTTELLTHKFDHIFFTGSPSVGKIIMAAAAKHLTPVTLELGGKSPTIVNKDCNLEQAVKRILSGKFLNAGQTCIAPDHVYVHQDIKQEFLAKAKEIVLKWYGDDPQESNDCGRIINDRHFERISALIPKDRVVVGGQVNAAQKFIAPTIVQDVTFADDIMQEEIFGPVLPVLDFSDLEDVCQQIEKLPQHPLAMYLFTADKKFEQTLISNVRCGGVNVNNTLLHAVNPHLPFGGVGQSGIGAYHGKCSFELFSHKKSVLKSATWLDIPLRYAPYGNKVSLLKKIIR; encoded by the coding sequence GTGGAAGCTATTAAAATGACAAATATCGATAACATTCGAGCTGAAAATTCTCCCAATAACCAAGTGACTAATCACAGTCTCGAACAAGTCGTCGAGATACAACGAGAGTATTTTAAAACTGGTAAAACAAAAAGTTATGAATTTAGACTGGCTCAGTTAAAAAAACTAAAACAAGCTATTGTCGACAGAACGGAGGAATTTGTTCAGGCATTGCACAAGGACTTAGGACGTCCGGAATTTGAAGCCTACTTTGAATTGACTGTGCTATACGACGATGTCAAAGATGCCATTGCTAATTTAAAAAAATGGATGAAGCCAACGAAGGTGACCACCGGCCTCTTAGCACAACCGGGCCGAAGTAGAATTGAGCATACACCTTTAGGCAATGTCTTAATTCTGGTTCCTTATAATTATCCAGTGGCCTTGGCATTTCAACCGCTAATTGGCGCTATTGCCGCTGGCAATACCATCATCATTAAGCCTTCGTCACTAACTCCTGCTTGTTCGACAATTACTAGTGAGTTAATAAAGTCCATCTTTGACGAGCATTATGTTAATAGCGTTGAGGGCAGTACAGAGGTTACTACCGAATTATTAACACATAAGTTTGATCATATATTCTTTACGGGTAGCCCATCTGTTGGAAAAATTATTATGGCCGCCGCTGCTAAGCATTTAACCCCTGTAACGTTAGAGTTAGGCGGCAAATCGCCAACGATAGTGAATAAAGACTGCAACCTAGAACAAGCCGTTAAACGTATATTGTCTGGTAAATTTTTAAATGCGGGGCAAACTTGTATCGCCCCTGATCATGTTTATGTCCATCAAGACATAAAGCAAGAATTTCTAGCAAAAGCGAAAGAAATTGTTTTGAAGTGGTATGGCGACGACCCGCAAGAGAGTAATGACTGTGGTCGTATTATCAATGACCGACATTTTGAACGCATCAGCGCTCTTATTCCCAAAGATAGGGTGGTCGTTGGAGGGCAAGTAAATGCAGCACAAAAGTTTATCGCACCAACGATAGTGCAAGACGTTACTTTTGCTGACGATATTATGCAAGAAGAGATCTTCGGGCCCGTGTTACCAGTTCTTGATTTTTCTGATTTGGAAGATGTTTGCCAGCAAATTGAAAAGCTACCTCAACACCCGTTGGCCATGTATCTATTCACCGCAGATAAAAAGTTTGAGCAGACCCTTATCAGCAATGTGCGCTGTGGTGGCGTAAACGTTAACAACACCTTGCTACATGCAGTTAACCCACATCTGCCTTTTGGTGGTGTCGGTCAAAGTGGTATAGGTGCATATCATGGCAAATGTTCATTTGAGTTATTTAGCCATAAGAAAAGTGTACTAAAGTCTGCGACATGGTTAGACATTCCACTTCGTTATGCGCCATACGGTAATAAAGTTAGTTTATTGAAAAAAATCATTCGTTAA
- a CDS encoding enoyl-CoA hydratase/isomerase family protein — translation MIEFINYQEQNGVLTISLNRTDKKNALDTDMYNELCRLFTYANQSDQIRCLLIQGDENCFCAGNDLKDFITSANNNEELAAFRFIQALCQSKKPLVAAVAGPAIGIGTTMLLHCDMVLAATNSNFSLPFSHIGICLEAGASVLLPLKVGNNRAFELGVLGSSFDAEKAYQYGIVNQVCQPSELLATASQLAMKIAKMPADSVCTSRKLLRNATDNLLEEVVENERKEVMRLLKTDYCQSAVASLLS, via the coding sequence ATGATTGAGTTTATTAATTACCAAGAACAAAACGGTGTTCTCACTATTAGTTTGAATAGAACAGATAAAAAGAATGCGCTTGATACCGATATGTATAACGAGCTTTGTCGGTTGTTTACGTATGCTAATCAAAGCGATCAAATTCGTTGCTTACTGATTCAAGGAGATGAGAATTGTTTTTGTGCAGGCAATGATCTTAAAGACTTTATAACTTCAGCGAATAATAACGAAGAACTCGCTGCCTTTAGGTTTATTCAAGCGCTTTGTCAGTCTAAAAAGCCCTTGGTCGCAGCAGTCGCAGGGCCAGCTATTGGTATAGGCACTACGATGTTGTTGCATTGTGACATGGTGCTAGCTGCCACAAACAGTAACTTTAGCTTACCTTTTAGTCATATTGGCATTTGTTTAGAAGCAGGAGCAAGTGTATTGCTACCGCTAAAAGTAGGTAACAACCGAGCCTTTGAATTGGGTGTGTTAGGCAGTTCATTTGATGCAGAAAAAGCGTATCAGTATGGGATTGTTAATCAGGTATGTCAGCCAAGTGAGTTACTGGCCACCGCAAGTCAACTTGCAATGAAAATTGCAAAAATGCCTGCTGATTCTGTTTGCACAAGTCGAAAGCTACTACGAAATGCCACAGATAACTTACTTGAGGAGGTGGTGGAAAATGAGCGCAAAGAAGTGATGCGATTACTTAAAACGGATTATTGCCAATCTGCAGTAGCGAGTCTTCTGTCTTAA
- a CDS encoding acyl-CoA dehydrogenase family protein has translation MPLNFDDTRLPSPFLNKDHDAWREQVRRFVDNEIMSSIKQWEEDGYIPDELWPKAAEIGLLQMGYPETYGGISEGIDIFFKLVAYEELARCGAGGIIATLMVHSIGLPPVVKYASDAIKAMVVPQVLNGEKKIALAITEPSGGSDVANLQTTARREGDYYIVNGAKTFITAGMRADYFTTALRTGDDGAGGISLLLIPGDLPGISRSQLKEKQGWWCSDTAIIYFDNVKVPVENIIGVENKGFTAIVGNFNSERLTLAAGAISAARVCIEEAYLWAVERKTFGKQLSKHQVIAHKFAEMVRRVNASQAYMDNCAWQMKTGNARASDIALLKVQATQTMEFCAREAMQILGGISFIRECRTERIYREVRVMAIGGGSEEIMRDLASRQMGL, from the coding sequence ATGCCTCTAAACTTTGATGATACCCGTCTGCCTTCTCCTTTTTTAAATAAGGATCATGACGCTTGGCGTGAACAAGTCAGGCGCTTTGTTGATAACGAGATCATGTCCAGCATCAAGCAATGGGAAGAAGACGGCTACATACCGGATGAACTCTGGCCAAAAGCAGCCGAAATTGGCTTATTACAAATGGGCTATCCAGAAACATATGGTGGTATTAGTGAAGGTATAGATATCTTCTTTAAGCTTGTTGCCTATGAAGAACTTGCTCGTTGTGGCGCCGGAGGTATCATCGCAACATTGATGGTTCATTCAATTGGTTTACCACCCGTGGTGAAGTATGCAAGTGACGCCATAAAAGCTATGGTTGTACCGCAAGTCCTAAACGGTGAAAAGAAAATAGCATTAGCCATAACGGAGCCTTCTGGTGGTAGCGATGTCGCAAATTTACAAACAACAGCTCGCAGAGAAGGCGATTACTACATTGTAAATGGCGCTAAGACCTTCATTACGGCAGGTATGCGCGCAGACTATTTTACTACTGCCTTACGCACAGGAGATGACGGCGCAGGCGGAATTTCATTGCTGCTCATCCCCGGTGATTTACCCGGTATTAGTCGTTCACAATTAAAAGAAAAACAAGGCTGGTGGTGCTCAGATACCGCCATTATCTATTTTGATAATGTCAAAGTACCTGTAGAAAACATTATCGGCGTTGAAAACAAGGGTTTTACTGCCATTGTAGGTAATTTTAATAGCGAACGTTTAACGTTGGCGGCGGGGGCAATATCTGCTGCACGCGTATGCATTGAAGAAGCTTACCTTTGGGCTGTTGAACGAAAAACCTTTGGTAAACAATTAAGTAAGCATCAAGTAATCGCCCATAAATTTGCAGAAATGGTAAGACGAGTTAACGCATCACAAGCCTATATGGATAACTGTGCTTGGCAAATGAAAACGGGCAATGCTCGTGCTTCAGATATTGCGTTATTAAAAGTTCAGGCGACGCAAACCATGGAATTTTGTGCTCGCGAAGCGATGCAAATTTTAGGCGGTATCAGTTTCATTAGAGAATGTAGAACAGAGCGAATTTATCGTGAAGTACGTGTCATGGCCATTGGTGGCGGCTCAGAAGAAATAATGCGAGATTTGGCCAGTCGCCAAATGGGCCTATAG
- a CDS encoding SDR family oxidoreductase — protein sequence MNNLKGKTIFITGASRGIGREIALKCAKDGANIVIAAKSTEPHPKLPGTIHTVAQEVIEAGGQALAVKLDVRDEENFTEALKLAADTFGGIDAIINNAGAIRLTPAEKTDIKRFDLIYQINTRAVLLGSTLALPYLKASTNAHIINLSPPLNLGAKWLKPYIPYTITKYGMSLLTLGLAEEFKDYEIAVNSLWPQTTIATAAVEFEVGEEILANSRTPEIMADAAYQMLISKSTELTGQLLLDEALLSSKGTTDFTHYQHDPDCTELHKDLYVD from the coding sequence ATGAATAACTTAAAAGGTAAAACAATTTTTATTACTGGAGCCAGTCGAGGTATTGGCAGAGAAATAGCGCTAAAGTGCGCTAAAGATGGTGCAAATATTGTGATCGCCGCCAAATCAACCGAGCCTCACCCTAAATTGCCTGGCACGATACATACGGTGGCTCAAGAAGTTATCGAGGCAGGAGGACAGGCATTAGCAGTTAAACTTGACGTTCGTGACGAAGAAAACTTCACCGAGGCATTAAAGCTTGCTGCTGACACGTTTGGCGGTATAGATGCAATTATTAATAATGCTGGCGCAATTCGATTAACTCCAGCAGAAAAAACTGACATCAAACGATTTGATTTAATCTATCAGATCAATACAAGAGCAGTACTGTTAGGCTCAACACTTGCGTTGCCTTATCTAAAAGCGTCAACCAACGCCCATATCATCAACTTATCTCCACCATTAAACTTAGGTGCCAAGTGGCTGAAACCCTACATCCCATATACCATCACCAAATATGGCATGTCTTTACTAACACTGGGCTTAGCTGAAGAATTTAAAGATTATGAAATTGCAGTTAACTCATTATGGCCACAAACCACTATAGCGACCGCGGCGGTCGAATTTGAAGTAGGAGAGGAAATCTTAGCAAATTCTCGCACGCCGGAGATTATGGCGGATGCTGCTTATCAAATGCTAATCAGCAAGAGCACTGAATTGACAGGTCAACTGCTACTGGATGAAGCTTTGCTTAGCAGTAAGGGCACGACTGATTTCACGCATTATCAACACGACCCCGATTGTACAGAGCTACACAAAGATCTTTATGTCGATTAA
- a CDS encoding acetyl/propionyl/methylcrotonyl-CoA carboxylase subunit alpha gives MTDFSKILIANRGEIAVRVIKTAKAMGYRTVAVYSKADESALHVELADQAVLIGAPAVSESYLVAQKLIDAAKQTGADAIHPGYGFLSENADFAKLCAQHNITFIGPSAEAIELMGSKRLSKLAMIAANVPCIPGYQGDDQSDECLLKEANKIGFPLMIKASAGGGGRGMRLVFSADEVAAALKSARSEAQSAFGSGELILERAVIEPRHIEIQVFADNAGNTVYLGERDCSIQRRHQKVVEEAPSPFVDENLREKMGNAAVNAAKACQYSGAGTVEFLVDNDEHFYFLEMNTRLQVEHPVTELITGLDLVAWQLRVAAGEDLPLSQQQIELTGHAMEVRLYAEDPSNNFMPQTGEILGWQLPEQDGIRVDHGIRKGQTISPHYDPMLAKVITFGQNRAEARRKLVCAVEDTVLMGVNNNKRFLINILKHKVFAQGEATTAFIEQHFSDDVSLHKAQLPLKNLAIATILMHEQTSKKITPSHELLRWHNGFSAPWQYTLTDGSDNYSLKLIVDGDNGSPTYTVISNNNNIVIERVEIRENQMKFLHNNVLESLPFVFHEQALFIDSDVGNICLENITHAPVCAEEKAGNGNIKAPMDGAIVDVMVGPGQQITKGENILVLEAMKMEHTIKADVDGVIASIHTSSGEQVKNKQLLVTITNDNND, from the coding sequence ATGACAGATTTTTCAAAAATTTTAATTGCTAACCGTGGTGAAATAGCCGTTAGAGTAATAAAAACGGCCAAAGCAATGGGCTATAGAACCGTTGCAGTTTACAGTAAAGCAGACGAATCAGCTTTACATGTTGAACTTGCCGATCAGGCTGTCCTAATCGGCGCTCCTGCAGTTAGTGAATCCTATTTGGTTGCACAAAAACTCATTGATGCCGCTAAACAAACTGGGGCTGATGCCATTCACCCTGGATATGGCTTTCTATCAGAAAACGCTGACTTTGCTAAGTTATGTGCACAACACAATATTACATTTATTGGCCCATCAGCAGAAGCTATCGAATTAATGGGCAGTAAGCGGTTATCGAAATTAGCCATGATTGCAGCGAATGTACCGTGTATTCCTGGCTATCAAGGTGATGACCAAAGCGACGAATGCTTACTCAAAGAAGCCAATAAAATTGGTTTTCCATTGATGATCAAAGCCTCCGCCGGTGGTGGTGGTCGTGGTATGCGATTGGTGTTTTCAGCAGATGAAGTGGCTGCAGCGCTCAAGAGCGCCCGCTCTGAAGCACAATCAGCTTTTGGCAGTGGCGAACTCATATTAGAACGCGCCGTGATAGAGCCACGCCATATTGAAATTCAAGTGTTTGCTGATAATGCTGGTAATACGGTCTATTTAGGTGAACGCGATTGCTCGATTCAACGCCGCCATCAAAAAGTAGTCGAAGAGGCCCCTTCCCCTTTTGTTGACGAGAATTTGCGAGAAAAAATGGGAAACGCTGCCGTTAATGCTGCGAAAGCTTGCCAATATTCAGGCGCAGGTACCGTAGAGTTTTTAGTTGACAATGACGAGCACTTTTATTTCCTAGAAATGAATACGCGTTTGCAAGTTGAGCACCCAGTTACTGAATTAATCACGGGCTTAGATCTTGTTGCATGGCAATTAAGAGTAGCAGCTGGTGAAGACCTCCCTTTATCTCAACAACAAATAGAATTGACTGGTCACGCCATGGAAGTACGCCTTTACGCTGAGGATCCAAGCAACAATTTTATGCCGCAAACGGGTGAAATATTAGGGTGGCAATTACCTGAACAAGATGGCATTCGCGTTGACCACGGCATTCGTAAGGGACAAACCATCAGCCCGCATTATGACCCAATGCTGGCAAAAGTAATCACCTTTGGTCAAAACAGAGCTGAAGCAAGACGCAAACTAGTTTGCGCAGTTGAAGATACTGTTTTAATGGGTGTTAACAATAACAAGCGCTTTTTAATCAACATATTAAAACATAAGGTCTTTGCACAAGGTGAAGCAACTACTGCATTTATAGAGCAGCATTTCTCAGATGATGTGAGTTTACACAAAGCTCAATTGCCGCTGAAAAACCTAGCCATTGCCACAATATTGATGCACGAACAAACCAGTAAAAAAATTACGCCTTCGCATGAATTATTACGTTGGCACAACGGCTTTTCTGCTCCTTGGCAATACACATTAACTGATGGTAGTGATAATTACTCTTTAAAACTAATAGTCGATGGTGATAACGGTTCGCCTACCTACACCGTGATTTCAAACAACAATAATATTGTCATTGAACGTGTTGAAATTAGAGAAAATCAAATGAAATTTCTTCATAACAATGTCCTTGAAAGCCTACCATTTGTTTTTCATGAACAAGCATTGTTTATCGATTCAGACGTCGGAAACATCTGTTTAGAAAATATTACCCATGCACCGGTTTGCGCGGAAGAAAAAGCAGGCAATGGCAACATAAAAGCGCCGATGGATGGTGCGATTGTTGATGTCATGGTAGGACCTGGTCAACAGATCACTAAAGGTGAAAACATATTGGTATTAGAGGCGATGAAAATGGAACACACCATCAAAGCTGATGTTGATGGCGTTATAGCATCTATTCATACGAGCTCAGGTGAGCAAGTTAAAAACAAACAGTTATTAGTAACGATTACGAACGATAACAATGATTAA
- a CDS encoding enoyl-CoA hydratase/isomerase family protein, with amino-acid sequence MNNLPNCEHLILNEHNGVLDITLNRPDVRNAMNLALVTQLMEVFTAIESNTEIKAVVLKGANGNFCAGGDLKDMTNARKAHKTSNGDGKDPFYLLNREFGKMISQINAAPQVVITLLEGIVLGGGFGLACISDIAIADSDTQFGLPETSLGLPPAQIAPFVVQRIGLMQARRLMLTGSRFNGNEAKNLGVVHFVSNSTKEMLGILAQQIKQIQRCALHANRTTKRLMLAVGKVDNDTLLDNAADDFSSAIQSEEGIEGTNAFIEKRPAYWVR; translated from the coding sequence ATGAATAACTTACCTAACTGTGAGCATCTCATACTAAACGAGCACAATGGTGTGCTCGATATCACCTTGAATCGTCCTGATGTGCGTAATGCTATGAATTTAGCATTGGTCACGCAACTTATGGAAGTTTTTACTGCCATTGAAAGCAATACCGAAATCAAAGCCGTGGTATTAAAAGGTGCTAACGGTAACTTTTGCGCTGGCGGCGACCTTAAAGATATGACGAATGCGCGCAAGGCACATAAAACAAGCAATGGAGATGGTAAAGATCCATTTTATCTTTTAAATCGTGAGTTTGGAAAAATGATCAGCCAAATTAATGCCGCCCCTCAAGTGGTAATCACACTACTTGAAGGCATTGTACTTGGCGGCGGTTTTGGACTTGCTTGTATTAGCGATATCGCCATTGCTGACAGTGATACACAATTTGGATTGCCAGAAACCAGTTTAGGTTTACCGCCAGCTCAAATTGCACCATTTGTTGTACAAAGAATTGGTTTAATGCAAGCCAGACGCTTGATGTTAACCGGATCACGTTTCAATGGTAATGAAGCTAAAAACTTAGGTGTAGTCCATTTTGTTAGTAACAGCACTAAGGAAATGTTAGGCATTTTAGCACAGCAAATAAAACAAATTCAGCGCTGTGCACTTCATGCCAATCGTACCACTAAACGACTCATGTTAGCCGTTGGCAAAGTAGACAATGATACCTTACTCGATAACGCTGCTGATGACTTTTCATCGGCAATTCAAAGTGAAGAAGGTATTGAAGGTACCAATGCTTTTATTGAAAAACGCCCAGCCTACTGGGTCAGATAA
- a CDS encoding acyl-CoA dehydrogenase family protein gives MIFTQEHEELRRTTKSFIENEINPFVEEWELAGHFPAKEVFKKMGNLGLLGITKPEQFGGIALDYSYEVAFAEEIGGAMCGGVPLAIGVQTNMATPALAQFGSNELRHEFLAPALAGEMVASIAVSEPAAGSDVASITTNAIKDGDDYIINGSKMWITNATQADFFCLLANTSDGSRHRNKSLIIVPANLPGITIGEKLNKLGMRSSDTAPIFFDNVRVPQRYLIGEEGNGFTYQMLQFQEERLFGAAMNLKYLELCINSTIDYTRDRKAFGQSLLDNQVIHFRLAEMQSEVEALRSMLYRSTQMHVNGDDVSLLASMTKLKAGKLTREIPDACLQFWGGMGYIEETIVNRIYRDCRLTAIGGGADEVMMGIISKMMGTHPGKNK, from the coding sequence ATGATATTTACTCAAGAACATGAAGAGTTACGAAGAACAACAAAAAGCTTTATAGAGAACGAAATTAATCCATTTGTTGAAGAATGGGAACTGGCTGGTCACTTCCCAGCCAAAGAGGTTTTTAAAAAAATGGGGAATCTCGGTTTACTAGGCATCACCAAACCAGAACAGTTTGGCGGAATCGCCCTTGATTACAGCTATGAAGTTGCCTTTGCAGAAGAAATTGGTGGGGCTATGTGTGGTGGTGTTCCCTTAGCTATTGGTGTTCAAACTAATATGGCCACACCCGCGCTAGCTCAGTTTGGTAGCAATGAACTTAGACATGAATTTTTAGCGCCCGCTCTCGCTGGAGAGATGGTCGCTAGTATTGCAGTATCCGAGCCAGCAGCAGGCTCTGATGTAGCTTCTATCACGACTAATGCAATCAAAGATGGTGATGATTACATTATCAATGGCAGTAAAATGTGGATTACCAACGCCACGCAGGCTGACTTTTTTTGCTTATTGGCCAATACCAGTGACGGTAGTCGCCATCGCAATAAATCGTTGATCATTGTGCCTGCTAATTTACCTGGCATTACTATTGGTGAAAAGCTAAATAAATTAGGCATGCGCTCTTCAGATACTGCGCCGATATTTTTTGATAATGTTCGCGTACCACAGCGTTATTTAATAGGTGAAGAAGGCAATGGATTCACCTACCAAATGCTCCAATTTCAAGAAGAAAGGTTATTTGGTGCCGCCATGAATCTCAAGTATTTGGAATTGTGTATCAACAGTACCATTGACTACACCCGGGACCGCAAAGCCTTTGGCCAATCTTTACTGGATAACCAAGTCATTCATTTTCGTTTAGCTGAAATGCAATCCGAAGTAGAAGCGTTAAGATCTATGTTGTACCGCTCAACTCAAATGCACGTTAACGGTGACGATGTCAGCCTACTTGCTTCAATGACGAAGCTAAAAGCCGGAAAATTAACCCGAGAAATCCCAGACGCTTGTTTACAGTTCTGGGGAGGTATGGGTTATATCGAAGAAACCATCGTAAACCGTATCTATAGGGATTGTCGCTTAACGGCTATCGGTGGCGGTGCTGATGAAGTAATGATGGGTATCATCAGCAAAATGATGGGCACACACCCTGGAAAAAATAAGTAA